In Carya illinoinensis cultivar Pawnee chromosome 16, C.illinoinensisPawnee_v1, whole genome shotgun sequence, a single window of DNA contains:
- the LOC122298823 gene encoding uncharacterized protein LOC122298823 — MATEDFSFPIIGDNFPCSIDSPPLWHLSPAASANSCHEENNEEEEEEEEDCFAPKPRQNTQRRSFSCVEGGGKLKDDEKEDDDDEEEKMDMLWEDFNHEERMCRITSCSSRSDASSSRDNMVEFGCVKAMAATPKNPNTALSTRKPGVLVMMKVLKKLFLLQNSHRKLKRRGPHSHQ, encoded by the coding sequence ATGGCCACAGAAGATTTCAGCTTCCCCATAATCGGAGACAATTTCCCATGTAGCATTGATTCTCCACCTTTGTGGCATCTCTCTCCTGCAGCCTCTGCAAATTCCTGCCATGAAGAAAacaatgaagaagaggaagaggaagaggaagattgTTTTGCTCCAAAACCAAGACAGAATACTCAAAGAAGAAGCTTTTCATGTGTAGAGGGAGGCGGAAAATTGAAGGATGATGAGaaggaagatgatgatgatgaagaggaAAAGATGGACATGTTGTGGGAAGATTTCAATCATGAAGAGCGGATGTGTAGAATTACTTCATGTAGTTCAAGATCTGATGCGTCTTCTTCGAGAGATAATATGGTGGAATTCGGATGTGTTAAGGCAATGGCAGCAACGCCCAAAAATCCAAACACTGCGCTTTCGACAAGGAAGCCAGGTGTGTTGGTGATGATGAAGGTCTTGAAGAAGCTTTTCTTGCTCCAAAATTCTCATCGGAAGCTCAAAAGAAGAGGGCCACACAGTCATCAATGA
- the LOC122299343 gene encoding dihydrolipoyllysine-residue acetyltransferase component 5 of pyruvate dehydrogenase complex, chloroplastic: MAHLLNTSFIPSSSTLRRASPSLQVRGHQRSRVPARIDAKIREIFMPALSSTMTEGKIVSWVRSEGDKLSKGESVVVVESDKADMDVETFYDGYLAAIMVEEGGVAPVGSAIALLAESEAEIAEAKSKAASNSSSSSSSSSSAATAVAEPEKVVDNLVPTAAVKVAPVVSMPVASMHPASEGGKRIVASPYAKKLAKELKVELGRVVGSGPMGRIVAKDVEAAAATADVATVGPVSAEVGKSAAAAIDLGSVVPFTTMQAAVSRNMVESLSVPTFRVGYTITTDALDSLYKKIKSKGVTMTALLAKATALALVKHPVVNSSCRDGKSFTYNSSINIAVAVAIDGGLITPVLPDADKVDIYSLSRKWKELVDKARAKQLQPHEYNSGTFTLSNLGMFGVDRFDAILPPGTGAIMAVGASQPTVVASKDRRIGMKNQMQVNVTADHRVIYGADLASFLQTLAKIIEDPKDLTF; encoded by the exons ATGGCTCATCTTCTCAACACTTCCTTCATCCCCTCCTCCTCGACCCTTCGCCGGGCGAGTCCCAGTCTCCAAGTTCGGGGTCACCAGCGAAGCAGAGTCCCGGCCAGGATTGATGCAAAGATTCGGGAGATCTTCATGCCGGCGCTGAGCTCAACCATGACTGAGGGGAAGATCGTCTCTTGGGTCAGGTCCGAGGGCGACAAGCTCTCCAAAGGGGAGAGCGTTGTCGTGGTGGAGTCCGACAAGGCCGACATGGACGTCGAGACCTTCTACGATGGTTACTTGGCTGCCATTATGGTGGAGGAAGGCGGCGTCGCCCCTGTGGGCTCCGCCATCGCCCTTCTTGCTGAGTCCGAGGCCGAGATCGCCGAGGCCAAGTCCAAAGCAGCGTCCAAttcgtcgtcttcttcttcctcttcttcgtcGGCAGCAACCGCTGTTGCGGAACCGGAGAAGGTTGTGGATAATCTGGTTCCGACAGCGGCTGTCAAGGTGGCTCCGGTTGTGTCGATGCCGGTGGCGTCCATGCACCCGGCGTCGGAGGGAGGTAAGAGGATCGTTGCGTCACCGTACGCAAAGAAGCTTGCAAAGGAGCTAAAGGTGGAGTTGGGGAGAGTGGTGGGGAGCGGGCCTATGGGGAGAATTGTTGCCAAGGATGTTGAAGCTGCTGCTGCCACTGCAGACGTGGCGACTGTAGGTCCCGTGTCGGCTGAAGTGGGGAAGAGTGCGGCAGCGGCGATTGATTTGGGTTCTGTGGTGCCTTTCACGACAATGCAGGCTGCGGTGAGTAGGAACATGGTTGAGAGTCTGTCCGTGCCAACTTTCAGAGTCGGGTACACCATTACAACGGATGCGCTTGATTCTCTCTATAAGAAG ATCAAGTCTAAGGGAGTAACCATGACGGCATTGCTTGCAAAGGCAACGGCGCTTGCTTTGGTTAAACATCCTGTTGTCAATTCTAGTTGTAGGGATGGTAAAAGCTTTACGTATAACAGCAGCATCAACATTGCAGTTGCTGTAGCTATAGATGGTGGGCTAATTACGCCAGTGCTTCCGGATGCTGATAAG GTGGACATATATTCATTGTCAAGAAAGTGGAAGGAATTAGTTGATAAGGCCAGGGCCAAGCAGCTACAGCCTCATGAATACAATTCAG GTACTTTCACTCTTTCTAACCTTGGGATGTTTGGAGTTGATCGGTTTGATGCCATTCTACCTCCCGGAacg GGAGCAATCATGGCTGTTGGAGCATCTCAGCCCACGGTTGTTGCTAGCAAGGATCGCAGGATTGGCATGAAGAACCAGATGCAG GTAAATGTTACAGCTGATCATCGTGTAATCTACGGTGCTGATTTGGCTTCATTCTTACAAACCTTGGCAAAGATTATTGAGGACCCCAAAGATCTTACGTTCTAG